In Chromatiales bacterium, the genomic stretch CCCTGGCACGCCTCGGTGGTGACGAGTTTGGCCTGCTGCTCGAGGCCTGCAGCGCCGAGGAGGCGATGCGCACCGCCGAGATGTTGCGCGAGGCGATCCGCGAGCACAAGTTCAGCTGGGACGACCGGAGTTTCCGGCTCGGCGTCAGCATCGGCGTGGTGCCGATCAACGGCGAAGACGAAAGCGTGGCAACCCTCATTGCTGCCGGCGACAGCGCCTGTCAGGCGGCGAAGGAGGCCGGTCGCAACCGCATTCACTGCTTCCGGCAGAACGATATCGACCTGATGCGGCGGCGGCGCGAGATGCAGTGGGCGGCGCGGATCAACAATGCATTGGAGGAAGACCGCTTCGAGCTGTATCGCATGACGATACAGCCGCTGCAGTCTGAAGAGACAGGCTCCCATTACGAGATCCTGTTGCGCATGCGCGATGAGGCCGGTGCGCTGGTATCGCCGGACCTGTTTATTTCCGCCGCCGAACGTTACGGGCTGATTTCCAACATCGACCGCTGGGTCGTCGAGCATGCCTTTCTGTGGCTGGTGTCCGAAGCCGATGAGCGTGAGCGGCTGGCACTGTGCTCGATCAACCTTTCGGGATCGAGCCTGGCCGACAACGAGTTCCTGCCCTTTGTGATCCGCCAGTTCCAGCGCAGCGGGCTCGATGCCAGCAAGATCTGTTTCGAGATCACCGAGACGGCGGCCATCGCCAGCTTTGCGCAGGCGAGCCGCTTCATCAATGCGCTCAAGGAACTGGGCTGCAAGTTTGCGCTCGATGACTTCGGTACCGGGCTGTCATCCTTCGGCTATCTGAAACATTTTCCGGTCGACTACCTCAAGATCGACGGCAGTTTCGTCAAGGAGATGCTGCATGACCCGATCGACCGGGAAATGGTCCGCTCGATCAACGAGATCGGTCATCTCACCGGCAAGAAAGTCATCGCCGAGTGGGCGGAGAACCAGGAAATCATCACCATGCTGCGGGGCATGGGCATCGACTACGCCCAGGGTTACGGAATCTCCGAGCCCAAGCGCGTGCTGATGTCGTCGGTGGTCAACGGCTGACCCGCATCGCGGGCACGCTGCAACAGGGTGCGCAGCAGGCGGCGCAGGCTCGTGCGCAGTTGCTCTGATTCCCCCAAAGCCGGCAGTGTGTCGGCTATTGCCTCCAGCGTGGAGACAAGATCCCGCCTGGGTTCGTTGCGCAGCCGGCCGTACATCGACGGCTCACGGGGCGTGAGCACGATCCGCGGCAGTTTGAGCAGCCAGGCATTCCGCCACCACAGTGTCTTGGCCTGGCTCCAGGTGCCGTCGAGTACGATGATCCCGTCGAGCCCGTGACGCTTGAGATCACGCATGCGGCCCTTGCGGTCGATTACCACAACCGGCTGCTTGCGGGCCTCATCGGGTAACGCGACCCCGAGTTTCACACCGGCCAGTACGGCCCAGCGTTCGCGATTGGCATCGGTGAGGCCCGTGGCGTGATCGAGCGATGCCCATGACAGGCCGACGCGGATCTCGGCCTTCGGCAGCGTCAGCGTGACCAGCCTTGCCGTGCCGAGGACGGCATCGTTCTCCTGCGGGTGCTGCAGGATCACGACGCGCAGTCGGGTATCGGCAGGTTCCACGCGATCACAGATGCACAGGGCGGTTGGTTTGCCACAGTCGGGGCACGGCGGTACGGGTTCGGGTGTCTGGCTGTTCACGCGCTGGAGCGCTCCCGGACATGCGATGGCGCACTGAAGCTGAAGCGCATCGACAGATCGACGGCACGGATGTTCTTGGTCAGATCGCCGACCGAGATGAAATCGATACCGGTTTCCGCAACGCTGCGGATGGTTTGCAGCTCGATGCCGCCCGAGGCCTCAAGCCCGGTGCCAGGGGCGAGCGCATCGCGCAGCGCGACCGCTTCACGCATCAGCGCGGTCGTGAAATTGTCCAGCAGCAGCCGGTCAGCACCGGCGCGCAATGCTTCCTCGGCCTGCGCGAGCGTCTCCACCTCGACTTCCAGCAGCTCGGTTGAACCCTGGTCACGCGCGCGTCGTACGGCCGGCGTGATACCGCCTGCCGCAACGATATGGTTTTCCTTGATCAGGATGCCGTCGTACAGCCCGATACGGTGATTGCTGCCGCCACCGACCCGCACCGCATATTTCTGCGCCAGCCGAAGTCCCGGGATCGTCTTGCGCGTGTCGAGAATCGTGGCGCGGGTACCCGCGATGGCGTCGACGTAGCGACGGGTTGCGGTGGCAACAGCCGACAGGGTCTGCAGGAAGTTGAGCGCGGTACGTTCGCCGGTCAGGATGCTGCGCGCCGAGCCACGGAGTTCGCAGAGCTTTTGCCCCGGTGTCACGGCAGCGCCGTCGCGGCAATGCCAGTCAATGGCAACTGCCGGATCGAGTTCGGTGAAAACTGCATCGACCCAGGTCTGCCCGCAGAGCACCGCGGCCTCACGCGTGATGACCGTGGCCATTGCCTGCTGTGCATCCGGAACCAGTGCGGCGGTCAGATCGCCGCTGCCGATATCTTCAGCCAGCGCAGCGCGCACGGCTGCGCTTATCGCAGCTGTCGGCGGCGGTGTCGGTTGTGGAGTGTTCAGGGGCATAAGGTGCAGAGCGCGCCGCTCACCGGCAGCTTCAGAAAGGCAGGCCGTGCGACTGGCCCGTCATGCACATCAGCATCGGCAGCGACAGTATGAAATTGGTGCGCGAGGCGAGAAAAGCCACATTGCGTGCTGCGGCTTTCTGCTCCTCGGTGGCAGCGGTGATGCCGAGAATCTTTTTCTGGTTTGGCCAGATCAGCACCCAGACATTGAACAGCATGATCAGGCCGAGCCAGGCACCGATGCCGATGATCCGGAAGCCT encodes the following:
- a CDS encoding DTW domain-containing protein gives rise to the protein MNSQTPEPVPPCPDCGKPTALCICDRVEPADTRLRVVILQHPQENDAVLGTARLVTLTLPKAEIRVGLSWASLDHATGLTDANRERWAVLAGVKLGVALPDEARKQPVVVIDRKGRMRDLKRHGLDGIIVLDGTWSQAKTLWWRNAWLLKLPRIVLTPREPSMYGRLRNEPRRDLVSTLEAIADTLPALGESEQLRTSLRRLLRTLLQRARDAGQPLTTDDISTRLGSEIP
- the nadC gene encoding carboxylating nicotinate-nucleotide diphosphorylase, with amino-acid sequence MPLNTPQPTPPPTAAISAAVRAALAEDIGSGDLTAALVPDAQQAMATVITREAAVLCGQTWVDAVFTELDPAVAIDWHCRDGAAVTPGQKLCELRGSARSILTGERTALNFLQTLSAVATATRRYVDAIAGTRATILDTRKTIPGLRLAQKYAVRVGGGSNHRIGLYDGILIKENHIVAAGGITPAVRRARDQGSTELLEVEVETLAQAEEALRAGADRLLLDNFTTALMREAVALRDALAPGTGLEASGGIELQTIRSVAETGIDFISVGDLTKNIRAVDLSMRFSFSAPSHVRERSSA